A genomic stretch from Vulpes lagopus strain Blue_001 chromosome 11, ASM1834538v1, whole genome shotgun sequence includes:
- the KLHDC9 gene encoding kelch domain-containing protein 9, producing MALAGPPGGAGWTWRPVARDALLARAFHSCTELRGRFYVVGGLPGGGASEPSGDTVLFDPAAGQAVRGAGDGPRRSHHDAAPVGGRWLCVVGGWDGSRRLATVAALDAERGAWEAWSAAPGSRPPVGLSSHTCTRVSDRELRVAGREGGTRTQRRCGSIFTLRLDPGARTYCYKEEGCRTASRSGHCAALLPTPGPRPGHQLLLFGGCSSPEPEVAGHWSLGKIKEEPPAAPHLTEQLARLVSKGQGARQGPRGLRHHSCSVVGPFAVLFGGETLTRARDTICNDLYIYDTRKSPPLWFHFPCADRGLKRVGHRTCLWNDQLYLVGGFGEDGRTPSPQVCILDLFI from the exons atGGCGCTggcggggcccccggggggcgCGGGCTGGACCTGGCGGCCGGTGGCCCGGGACGCACTCCTGGCGCGGGCCTTCCACTCCTGCACTGAGCTGCGGGGCCGCTTCTACGTGGTGGGGGGCCTCCCGGGCGGAGGGGCCTCGGAGCCGAGCGGCGACACGGTGCTCTTCGACCCCGCCGCGGGCCAGGCGGTGCGGGGCGCCGGGGACGGCCCGCGGCGCAGCCACCACGACGCGGCGCCGGTGGGCGGGCGCTGGCTGTGCGTGGTGGGCGGCTGGGACGGCTCGCGCCGCCTGGCCACCGTGGCCGCCCTGGACGCCGAGCGCGGAGCGTGGGAGGCGTGGAGCGCGGCCCCCGGCAGCCGGCCACCCGTCGGCCTCAGCAGCCACACGTGCACCCGCGTGTCGGACCGGGAGCTGCGGGTGGCGGGCCGGGAGGGCGGGACCCGCACCCAGCGGCGCTGCGGGAGCATCTTCACGCTGAGGCTGGACCCCGGCGCGCGCACCTACTG ctATAAGGAAGAGGGCTGCCGCACGGCCTCGCGCTCAGGCCACTGCGCTGCCCTGCTCCCGACTCCGGGGCCCCGCCCAGGCCACCAGCTATTGCTCTTTGGGGGCTGCAGCTCCCCCGAACCGGAAGTGGCTGGGCATTGGAGTCTGGGGAAGATTAAG GAGGAGCCCCCTGCTGCCCCTCATCTGACTGAACAGCTTGCCAGGCTCGTGAGCAAGGGGCAGGGGGCCCGGCAGGGGCCTCGGGGACTGCGGCATCACTCATGCTCTGTGGTGGGGCCCTTTGCTGTGCTGTTTGGTGGAGAGACTCTGACCAGAGCCAGAGACACCATCTGCAATGACCTCTACATCTATGATACGC GCAAGTCCCCTCCTCTGTGGTTTCACTTCCCCTGTGCAGACCGTGGGCTGAAACGTGTGGGCCACCGGACCTGCCTTTGGAACGATCAGCTTTACCTGGTTGGGGGCTTTGGTGAGGATGGCAGGACACCCAGTCCACAGGTTTGCATCCTGGACCTATTTATCTAA